The genomic DNA GCGAAACCGTGGTCGTTGCCAGCCAAGGCGTGACGGTTGTGATTCGCGACGTTCAGGCGCAAATGGCGGGGGGCGGATCGTTCGATTTGGGAGCGATCACGATCTCGGCCGACCGCGTGGTCGCTTGGTTGCCACTTCTTCAAAACCTGGAGATGTTCGGTGGCAGCCAGCCGACAACCGGGATCGATGGCGAGCTTTACTTGGAAGGAGACATCGTCTTCCGCCAAGGTGAACGGATCATCTATGCCAAGCGGATGTACTATAACATCGCGCGGCAACAGGGCGTTGTCTTAGCGGCTGAAGTGATCGCAACGACGCCCCAGTATGACGGGCTGGTACGATTGAAAGCCGACGTGCTGCGGCAAGTCGGCCAGGGGGACTTTATCGCCAACGGAGCTGCGGTAACGACCAGCCGCCTGGGAACGCCATCGTATTGGCTGCAAAGCGGCGAGGTTCGTTTTACCGATCGAGAGGAATCGGCGGTCAACCCGTACAGCGGAGAGGCGACGGTGATCGATCGCGACATGCGGGCGACCAGCCGTAACAACTTCGTCTACGTCGGTGGCTTTCCCGTGCTGTATTGGCCCGTCTTCGCGACCAATCTGCAGAATCCCAGCTATTATCTGACGGGTGCAAAGGTCAAAAACGACAGCATCTTCGGAACGCAAGTCTTCCTCGACTTCGACGCTTATCAATTGTTTGGTGTCGACGCGCCGCTCGAAGGGACCGAATGGGAACTGTCCGCCGATTACCTGAGTGATCGCGGCCCCGCGGCGGGAACGCAGTTTCGCTACTCCCGCCCCGACCTGCTGGGAATCGGTGGCCCGGTCAACGGATTCGCCGATGCCTGGGGCATTTACGACACTGGACTCGACACGCTCGGTAGCGATCGACGCAACATGACGCCAGCCCAGGAAAACCGCGGCCGCGTATTGTGGCGTCACCGGCAATACTTTGCCAACGACTGGGAAGTCACGATGGAAGCGGGGCTGATCTCCGATCGCAACTTCCTGGAACAGTATCTGGAACAGGAATGGGATCGCGACAAGGACCACACCACCGGTGGGCACCTGCGCAAATACTACGACAATCAATTGTTTGATTTCTCGGCGAAGGTTCGGGTCAACGGATTTTTTACCGACAACAGTGAACTGCCTCGCTTCGACCACTACCTTTTGGGATCCAGCTTGCTGGGCGATCACTTCACATGGTCGTCGCATACCTCGGTCAGCTATACCAAGTTGCAGGTCGACGTGGTCCCTTCGGATCCGACCGACGCTGCCAAGTTCACGCTGTTCGAATGGGAAAAGGACCGCGAGGGGCTGCGCGCTTCATCGCGTCAGGAGCTGGCGATGCCCTTGCAGTTGGGCGCTGTCAAAGCGGTTCCGTTTGTCTCGGGCGAAGCCGCCTATTGGGGCGAGGCGTTGGATGGCCAAGACCTCACCCGGTTCCTGGGCCAAGCGGGCATCCGCGGCTCGCTGCCGATGTGGCGATTGTCCCCTCAGGTGCAGAGCAGCCTGTTGAACATCCAAGGGCTGGCGCACAAGGTGGAAGTGCAGGGTGAATTCTTCTTCGCCGAAGCGGACCAGAACCTGGATCAGTTGCCGATGTACGACCAATTGGACGACAACGCGCAGGAACAATTCCGTCGCCGGTTCCTATTCAACACCTTTGGCCTGCCAGCAGGCGCTCCGCTGCCGATTGCATTCGACCCGCGGTACTATGCCGTTCGGATGGGCCTGCAACGAAACGTGACAAGCCCCACAACGGAAATGGTTGACGACCTGATGCAGGGCCGAATTGGGCTGCATCAAAACTGGCAAACCAAACGTGGCTTGCCCGGCCGCGAACGGATCGTCGACCTGGCTCAGTTCGATGTCGATCTGTTTGTCTATCCGAACGAGGATCGCGACAACTTGGGTGAAGTCGCCGGACCGTTGACGTACGATTTCCGCTATCACGCGGGCGACCGGGTGACGCTGCTATCGGATGGCTATTTTGACTTCTTCGCCGACGGACTGAAGTCGGTCAGCGCGGGTATCCTGACCAGCCGTCCGGGCGTCGGAAATATCTACGCCGGAATTTTGTCGCTTGAAGGACCGATCTCCAGCAACGTGTTGCAAGGGGCCGTCGATTACCGGTTGAACGAAAAATGGATCCTTTCTGCCGGATCGACCTTCGATCTCGGCGAGGTCGGAAACGTCGGGCAAGAACTGGGCATCACGCGCGTCGGCGAATCGGCCCTGATCCAAGTTGGCGTGACGGTCGACAGTGGCCGCGACAACGTCAGTTTCAACTTTCGCATCGAACCGCGGTTCTTCCCCAACCGCAAACTCGGGCGTCTGGGCGGCCAGCTGATTCCGCCGCCGGGAGCCGAGGGGCTCGAATAACGGCAACCGATCCGCGACTGACCTAACGGGCATCGCGCCGCTACCGATCGGTTTGGCACGAAAATCGCTACACAGGCGTGGCACGCATCGCGAACCGCGATGTTGCTGTAGAACGACCGCTACCTAAATACCAAGGGTGGCGCCAGCTATACCCGGTCCCGCCGTTTACCCCTCGATTGTTGGAGCCAATATGATATGGATCGTCGCTTACGTCAGCAGTGTCGTCGGCGCGTTTTTGACGATTCTCGCCATGACAATCATCCGCAACGATCAACGGCACAGCATCGGCCGCATCGGCTGGCTCGGTCTGGTGCTGCTGTCGCCACCCATTGGATTGATCCTGTTCCTATGGCTCGGCGGCCGCAAGATCTCTGCTGAACACGAGACCCGCGACCTCGTCGATATTCCGGCACAGCCGGGGAACGATGAGCCGCCACGCGACGATTTCGAGGACCTTCTGCTGCATCGCGGCCTGCATCGTCCGACCGCAGGGAACCAACTCCGCCTGCTCGCGGGGGTCGCCGAAACGCGAGCTGCCTTCCTGGAGCTTATCGATTCGGCGGAAGAAGCGATCTATGTGACAACATTCATTTTGGATGATCGCGAAGCCGCCAACCGGATCGTTGACCGCTTGTGCGCGCGGGCGGAAGAAGGACTTCAAGTCCGGCTGATGTGCGATGGATTTGGATCGTTCCAAGTCTCCGAGGAGCAATTGGAACGAGTCCGTAGAGCCGGTGGCAAGGCGGAGCGGTTTAAGCCGATGTCGCAGCTGAGTCGGCTGGCCTACCTCAACTTCCGCAACCATCGCAAACTGGCCGTTGTCGATGGCAAACGGGCGATTCTTGGAGGGGCGAACCTGGTGCAGGAACAGATCGCTCCCCACGCCGACGAGGATAGTTGGTTGGATTTGAGTCTCTGGATCGAAGGGCCCGCCGCGGTGCAATTGCAGGCGGTCTTCTGCAGCGATTGGAACTTCGAAACGAAAGAAGACTTGCCTCCCACAAAACTGGAGGACTACGACGGCGAGAAGGCGAAACATGGGGCGCGGCTGACCGTCATGCCGATCGGGCCTGATGGCCCCGATGTCATCTTGGACGACTTCTGGCTGTACGCGATCCACCAAGCGAAGCAGCGGATCTGGATCGCGACTCCCTATTTCATCCCGCCGCCACTGGCGATGCGTTCGCTCGAATCCGCGTGCCGACGCGGCGTCGATGTGCGGATCATGGTCCCTCAAGAGAGCGACCTGCGGCCGGTCGACTACGCCCGTTTCGACTACTTCGACGATCTCGAAGAACTCGGCGCCACGCTGCTGCGGTATCCGGACAAGATGGTCCACGCGAAGGTGGGAATCGTCGACGATCGCGTTGCGCTAGCGGGGTCGGCCAATTTTGATCTGCGTTCGTTTTTCCTGAACTACGAACTTTCGGTTGTCGCCCACGACAGCGAAACGATTGCGTTGCTAGCCGATTGGTTCGACGCGATGTCGAAAAAGTGCGCCCACGGAGTGACCGACCGCTCCCGAATCCGCGCCGTGATGGCGACCGCGGTGCGGATGTTTGCATCGGAACTGTAGAGCAAGGCGACGGGATCCAATCGCTCGCGAGCCCGCTCGCCATCGCAGTGGCTAACTGTGCCGCTGGATCGATTCGACGACGCGAACCGCATGTGAATCGGGACGGATCCCGCCACCATAGACCGATGCAAACGCCTGCGTCGCTTCAGCTCCGAACAGGAAGATCATGCTGCTGTAGTAAACCCAGACCAGGATCACCGCCAGCGACGCGGCGGCCGAACCGAGCTGAGCTCCCGGATCGCTGTTGGACAGGTACCACTGCAATCCCAGCCGTCCTGCCAGGAACAACAGCGTCGTGATCAGTGCTCCCACCGCAACGTCCCGCCACACCACCTTGGCATCAGGCATGAACTTGAAGACTGCCGCAAAGATCACAAAGGTGACGACGAACTGAACGCCATCGTTGATCCCGCGAGCAAACACTTCGTCCATCCCGATCACGCTCGACAGTCGTTCGCCGATCGCCGACAGGATCGTCG from Rosistilla carotiformis includes the following:
- a CDS encoding phospholipase D-like domain-containing protein produces the protein MIWIVAYVSSVVGAFLTILAMTIIRNDQRHSIGRIGWLGLVLLSPPIGLILFLWLGGRKISAEHETRDLVDIPAQPGNDEPPRDDFEDLLLHRGLHRPTAGNQLRLLAGVAETRAAFLELIDSAEEAIYVTTFILDDREAANRIVDRLCARAEEGLQVRLMCDGFGSFQVSEEQLERVRRAGGKAERFKPMSQLSRLAYLNFRNHRKLAVVDGKRAILGGANLVQEQIAPHADEDSWLDLSLWIEGPAAVQLQAVFCSDWNFETKEDLPPTKLEDYDGEKAKHGARLTVMPIGPDGPDVILDDFWLYAIHQAKQRIWIATPYFIPPPLAMRSLESACRRGVDVRIMVPQESDLRPVDYARFDYFDDLEELGATLLRYPDKMVHAKVGIVDDRVALAGSANFDLRSFFLNYELSVVAHDSETIALLADWFDAMSKKCAHGVTDRSRIRAVMATAVRMFASEL
- a CDS encoding LPS-assembly protein LptD, coding for MKTLQTAAMVACALAWSLFATVCVGVEIELPPVDPSDRITIRGDQLSRWTEGQYEVLHFQGNCQIAQNGRQATGGQMMLWVDQQGPDSEIPTKVIAYLEDGVEVQFGFNISNQKLRDQNWLGRFYSRLTPDVAAEQKRGEPENKPAILDRMRIAHGQGDRFPIQQVQFELPPGGNTQPAAPQFQTAPQLPPQQPTTPPNLPVPPNLPAQNLPPQNNLPPPNLTVPPSGVSPPGLVPDLPPPPMITGNVAPPQQGAMGAGGLNFSIGAQAVEITSRGSTTPTQIQTINRPNTGETVVVASQGVTVVIRDVQAQMAGGGSFDLGAITISADRVVAWLPLLQNLEMFGGSQPTTGIDGELYLEGDIVFRQGERIIYAKRMYYNIARQQGVVLAAEVIATTPQYDGLVRLKADVLRQVGQGDFIANGAAVTTSRLGTPSYWLQSGEVRFTDREESAVNPYSGEATVIDRDMRATSRNNFVYVGGFPVLYWPVFATNLQNPSYYLTGAKVKNDSIFGTQVFLDFDAYQLFGVDAPLEGTEWELSADYLSDRGPAAGTQFRYSRPDLLGIGGPVNGFADAWGIYDTGLDTLGSDRRNMTPAQENRGRVLWRHRQYFANDWEVTMEAGLISDRNFLEQYLEQEWDRDKDHTTGGHLRKYYDNQLFDFSAKVRVNGFFTDNSELPRFDHYLLGSSLLGDHFTWSSHTSVSYTKLQVDVVPSDPTDAAKFTLFEWEKDREGLRASSRQELAMPLQLGAVKAVPFVSGEAAYWGEALDGQDLTRFLGQAGIRGSLPMWRLSPQVQSSLLNIQGLAHKVEVQGEFFFAEADQNLDQLPMYDQLDDNAQEQFRRRFLFNTFGLPAGAPLPIAFDPRYYAVRMGLQRNVTSPTTEMVDDLMQGRIGLHQNWQTKRGLPGRERIVDLAQFDVDLFVYPNEDRDNLGEVAGPLTYDFRYHAGDRVTLLSDGYFDFFADGLKSVSAGILTSRPGVGNIYAGILSLEGPISSNVLQGAVDYRLNEKWILSAGSTFDLGEVGNVGQELGITRVGESALIQVGVTVDSGRDNVSFNFRIEPRFFPNRKLGRLGGQLIPPPGAEGLE